In Silene latifolia isolate original U9 population chromosome 3, ASM4854445v1, whole genome shotgun sequence, a single window of DNA contains:
- the LOC141648917 gene encoding uncharacterized protein LOC141648917, translating to MQCSLHSASVHHIDLDVSLGDKGWRFTGFYGWPAVSERHLSWQLLTVLGEDFEGPWMCIGDFNEVLYAIEMKSGERTQWQMNNFRDAVDECGLRDVRFEVYEFTYDNGQIGEANRQCRLNRAMGNEAWFDLFPYAKLEHLTREWSDHAPIKLWLDRRETQRGRKKLIRFEQVWVGEDGCEEAIRRAWDRGGTDILGKLRQCGEELMAWKGVRIGKLMQDIQRKRR from the coding sequence ATGCAGTGCTCTCTTCATTCAGCTTCTGTCCATCACATCGATTTGGACGTGAGTTTGGGCGATAAGGGGTGGAGGTTTACTGGGTTTTACGGGTGGCCAGCTGTGAGTGAGCGACACCTATCTTGGCAATTATTGACGGTCTTAGGGGAGGATTTTGAGGGTCCATGGATGTGCATAGGGGATTTTAATGAGGTGTTGTATGCTATAGAAATGAAGAGCGGGGAGCGCACACAATGGCAAATGAATAACTTTAGGGACGCAGTTGATGAGTGCGGTCTCCGAGATGTGAGGTTTGAGGTGTATGAGTTCACGTATGATAACGGGCAAATTGGAGAAGCTAATAGACAATGTAGGCTTAATCGAGCTATGGGAAACGAGGCATGGTTTGATTTATTTCCGTATGCAAAATTGGAACACTTAACGCGAGAATGGTCGGACCATGCGCCAATTAAATTATGGTTGGATAGGAGGGAAACGCAGCGGGGGAGGAAAAAACTTATCCGGTTCGAGCAGGTGTGGGTGGGGGAGGATGGGTGTGAGGAAGCCATAAGGAGAGCTTGGGATAGAGGTGGAACGGATATTCTTGGCAAGCTTCGTCAGTGTGGGGAGGAGCTCATGGCGTGGAAGGGGGTTAGAATTGGGAAACTTATGCAAGACATCCAGCGTAAAAGGAGGTGA
- the LOC141648918 gene encoding uncharacterized protein LOC141648918 — protein sequence MHKVRHLLLPFEHDNVFNIRLSSLNGEDKWCWALEKDGEYSVTSAYHTLMDGEVEEQGSSSFEMEKRLWKRMWTTKTIPRVKMFFWQLCSDAIPTKDNIARRARIGDGMCPICCSEMESCLHLVKGCGWVGGVWDGLGVKIKKEAGNDRVREWVEDMWREMEEEERGRFMMGCWAIWEARNKWVFEGRRVMVMDVIKRVEELTRKVEALEGEGAVCNLSGDGKSGRAGRRERAGV from the coding sequence ATGCATAAAGTTCGCCACCTTCTGTTACCGTTCGAACATGATAATGTGTTTAACATCCGGTTGAGTAGCTTGAATGGGGAGGATAAATGGTGTTGGGCTTTGGAGAAGGACGGGGAGTACTCGGTGACATCAGCTTATCACACTCTCATGGATGGGGAGGTGGAGGAGCAGGGGTCGTCGAGCTTCGAAATGGAGAAGAGGTTATGGAAACGGATGTGGACCACGAAGACGATTCCCAGGGTGAAGATGTTCTTCTGGCAGCTGTGTAGCGATGCGATCCCGACAAAGGACAATATTGCCCGTAGAGCCCGTATTGGGGATGGTATGTGTCCTATTTGCTGTAGCGAGATGGAGTCGTGTCTCCACCTGGTTAAGGGGTGTGGTTGGGTGGGTGGGGTATGGGATGGGTTGGGGGTGAAGATAAAGAAGGAAGCTGGGAATGATagggtgagggagtgggtggaggATATGTGGAGGGAGATGGAAGAGGAGGAGCGAGGGAGGTTCATGATGGGGTGTTGGGCGATTTGGGAGGCTCGGAATAAATGGGTGTTTGAGGGGAGAAGGGTGATGGTGATGGATGTTATTAAACGTGTGGAGGAGCTCACTAGGAAGGTGGAGGCTTTAGAGGGGGAAGGTGCGGTATGTAATTTGAGTGGAGATGGTAAGAGTGGGAGGGCAGGGAGGCGTGAGAGGGCTGGAGTGTAG
- the LOC141648919 gene encoding uncharacterized protein LOC141648919 gives MRLTCDAGVKEGWGTGLGVVCCVGEGEAVWMLAERRRGVVEVSEAEMEAILEGMNEAIRRGQRRLVVESDSKTVIDILQGYRTGMSYFFSVIDEIRDLCSSLDDIQWKFVRRRFSRSAHVLAHFNGFCSGRRVWEGCLPDNNVSLVR, from the coding sequence ATGAGGCTGACGTGTGACGCGGGAGTGAAGGAAGGCTGGGGTACGGGTTTAGGGGTGGTATGCTGTGTAGGCGAGGGGGAAGCTGTGTGGATGTTAGCTGAGAGACGTAGGGGCGTGGTGGAAGTAAGTGAGGCGGAGATGGAAGCAATTTTGGAAGGCATGAATGAGGCTATAAGGAGGGGACAACGGCGGCTTGTGGTGGAGAGTGATAGCAAGACGGTGATCGACATCCTGCAAGGCTATAGGACGGGCATGAGTTATTTCTTTTCGGTTATTGATGAGATTCGCGATCTTTGTTCTAGTTTAGATGATATTCAGTGGAAGTTTGTTAGGCGTCGGTTTTCTCGTAGCGCACATGTTTTAGCTCATTTTAATGGCTTTTGTAGTGGTAGGCGAGTTTGGGAAGGTTGTCTCCCGGACAATAATGTGTCCTTAGTTCGTTAG